The proteins below are encoded in one region of Bacteroides uniformis:
- a CDS encoding anaerobic C4-dicarboxylate transporter family protein: MALQLAFVLVAIIIGARLGGIGLGVMGGIGLAILTFGFGLQPTSPPIDVMLMIAAVISAASCMQAAGGLDYMVKLAERLLRKNPSQVTILSPIVTYLFTFVAGTGHVAYSVLPVIAEVATETKIRPERPLGIAVIASQQAITASPISAATVALLGLLAGFDVTLFDILKITIPATIIGVLVGALFSMKVGKELADDPEYRKRLTEGYLDVKKVEIKDIHNKRHAVLSVLIFILATVFIVFFGSFDSLRPAFVIDGETVRLGMSAIIEIVMLSAAALILLLTRTDGMKATQGSVFPAGMQAVIAIFGIAWMGDTFLQGNMLQLTQSVEGVVRQMPWLFGIALFAMSILLYSQAATVRALMPLGIALGISPMILVALFPAVNGYFFIPNYPTVVAAINFDRTGTTRIGKYVLNHSFMLPGLVSTGVAIGLGLLFIRIF, translated from the coding sequence ATGGCCTTGCAATTGGCATTCGTATTGGTAGCTATCATTATAGGCGCCCGCTTGGGCGGCATTGGACTAGGTGTAATGGGAGGGATAGGTCTGGCAATTCTGACGTTTGGTTTCGGATTGCAGCCTACATCACCTCCCATTGACGTTATGTTGATGATAGCCGCCGTCATTTCTGCCGCATCCTGCATGCAGGCGGCTGGCGGACTGGATTATATGGTAAAGCTGGCAGAACGGTTGTTGCGGAAGAATCCTTCGCAGGTCACCATCTTGAGCCCTATTGTGACCTATTTGTTTACTTTTGTTGCCGGTACGGGACATGTGGCATATTCGGTGCTTCCCGTGATTGCCGAGGTTGCCACGGAGACCAAGATTCGTCCCGAGAGGCCACTGGGCATTGCGGTGATTGCTTCGCAGCAGGCTATTACGGCAAGTCCCATTTCGGCTGCCACCGTCGCATTGCTTGGGTTGCTGGCGGGATTTGATGTCACCTTGTTTGATATTCTGAAAATAACGATTCCTGCTACCATTATCGGGGTACTTGTGGGCGCCTTGTTCTCCATGAAGGTGGGCAAGGAGTTGGCAGACGACCCGGAGTACAGAAAGAGGTTGACCGAAGGCTATCTTGATGTCAAGAAGGTGGAGATAAAGGATATACACAATAAACGGCATGCCGTCTTGTCTGTGCTTATCTTTATCCTTGCCACTGTTTTTATCGTGTTCTTTGGTTCGTTCGACAGTTTGCGTCCTGCCTTCGTGATAGACGGCGAGACGGTGAGACTCGGCATGTCCGCCATTATCGAAATCGTGATGCTCTCTGCCGCCGCCCTCATCTTGCTGCTGACTCGCACCGACGGCATGAAGGCAACGCAAGGCTCCGTCTTCCCGGCAGGCATGCAGGCGGTGATTGCCATATTCGGCATTGCCTGGATGGGAGATACTTTTCTTCAGGGAAACATGCTTCAGTTGACCCAGTCCGTCGAGGGAGTGGTGAGGCAAATGCCGTGGCTGTTCGGGATAGCCTTGTTTGCCATGTCGATTCTGCTTTATAGCCAGGCCGCCACTGTGCGCGCACTGATGCCTTTGGGCATCGCTTTGGGCATTTCGCCTATGATACTGGTTGCTCTGTTCCCGGCCGTAAACGGTTACTTCTTTATTCCCAACTATCCCACCGTAGTAGCAGCCATTAATTTCGACCGTACCGGAACTACCCGTATCGGCAAGTATGTGCTGAACCACTCGTTCATGCTTCCCGGACTTGTTTCGACTGGCGTTGCCATCGGGCTGGGGTTGCTTTTCATCAGGATATTCTAA
- a CDS encoding TetR/AcrR family transcriptional regulator encodes MTVSKTKAKLVDVARQLFAKMGVENTTMNDIALASKKGRRTLYTYFKSKEDIYLAVVESELDILSDMMKHVVEKDIQPDEKLMEMIYTHLDAVKEVVFRNGTLRANFFRDIWRVEKVRKRFDATETQLFKEVLREGMEKGVFQIDDLDMTAEIVHYSVKGIETPYIRGHIGANLDDAVRDTYVTRLVLGALGKK; translated from the coding sequence ATGACCGTATCGAAGACAAAAGCTAAATTAGTGGACGTTGCCCGTCAGCTGTTTGCAAAGATGGGCGTTGAGAATACCACGATGAATGATATTGCCCTCGCTTCGAAGAAAGGTAGGAGAACGCTCTATACCTATTTTAAGAGCAAGGAAGATATCTACTTGGCTGTTGTCGAGTCGGAGCTGGATATTCTTTCGGATATGATGAAGCACGTGGTAGAGAAAGATATTCAGCCGGACGAGAAACTGATGGAAATGATTTACACTCATCTGGATGCGGTAAAAGAGGTTGTCTTTCGGAATGGTACTCTTCGTGCCAATTTCTTTCGGGATATTTGGAGAGTGGAGAAAGTGCGCAAACGTTTCGATGCTACAGAGACCCAGCTTTTCAAGGAGGTTCTGCGTGAAGGTATGGAGAAGGGTGTTTTCCAGATAGATGACTTGGATATGACTGCCGAGATTGTGCATTACAGTGTCAAAGGTATTGAAACACCTTATATCCGCGGCCATATAGGGGCCAATCTGGACGATGCGGTACGCGATACTTACGTGACCCGTCTGGTACTTGGTGCATTGGGAAAGAAGTAA
- the fabG gene encoding 3-oxoacyl-[acyl-carrier-protein] reductase: MGLLDGKTAIVTGAARGIGKAIALKFAQEGANIAFTDLVIDENAEATAKELEALGVKAKAYASNAANFEDTANVVAEIHKDFGRIDILVNNAGITRDGLMMRMSEQQWDMVINVNLKSAFNFIHACTPIMMRQKAGSIINMASVVGVHGNAGQANYSASKAGMIALAKSIAQELGSRGIRANAIAPGFIMTAMTDALSEEVKAEWCKKIPLRRGGTPEDVANIATFLASDMSSYVSGQVIQVDGGMNM; encoded by the coding sequence ATGGGATTATTAGATGGAAAAACAGCCATTGTGACAGGTGCTGCACGCGGCATCGGCAAGGCTATCGCTTTGAAGTTCGCTCAAGAAGGAGCAAATATTGCATTCACTGACTTAGTGATTGATGAAAATGCCGAGGCTACGGCAAAAGAATTGGAAGCTTTGGGAGTAAAGGCAAAAGCTTATGCCTCCAATGCAGCAAACTTTGAAGACACTGCCAATGTAGTGGCAGAAATCCATAAGGACTTTGGACGTATTGATATTCTGGTAAACAATGCCGGTATTACACGTGACGGTCTGATGATGCGTATGAGCGAACAGCAATGGGATATGGTTATCAATGTCAACCTGAAATCGGCATTTAACTTTATCCATGCCTGCACACCCATCATGATGCGCCAGAAGGCGGGTAGCATTATCAATATGGCATCTGTGGTAGGTGTTCACGGCAATGCCGGCCAGGCCAACTATTCTGCTTCCAAAGCCGGTATGATTGCTTTGGCCAAGTCTATCGCTCAGGAGCTGGGTTCTCGTGGAATCCGTGCCAATGCCATTGCTCCGGGCTTCATCATGACAGCCATGACCGACGCCTTGTCTGAAGAGGTGAAGGCTGAATGGTGCAAGAAGATTCCTTTGCGTCGTGGCGGCACACCCGAAGACGTGGCAAATATCGCTACTTTCCTGGCTTCTGATATGTCTTCTTATGTATCCGGTCAGGTTATTCAGGTAGATGGTGGGATGAATATGTAA
- a CDS encoding RluA family pseudouridine synthase, translating into MTVVYEDNHIIIVNKTASEIVQGDKTGDTPLSETVKQYLKEKYSKPGNVFIGVAHRLDRPVSGLVVFAKTSKALSRLNEMFKNSEVKKTYWAVVKNLPREEEGELVNYLVRNEKQNKSYAYDKEVPGSKKAILHYRLIGRSQNYYLLEIDLKTGRHHQIRCQLAKMGCPIKGDLKYGSPRSNPDGSICLHARYIRFVHPVSKELIEVEAPVPPGNLWNGFETI; encoded by the coding sequence ATGACTGTCGTATACGAAGACAATCATATCATTATAGTCAACAAGACCGCTTCCGAGATAGTTCAGGGAGACAAAACGGGTGATACACCGCTTTCGGAAACTGTAAAGCAGTACCTGAAAGAGAAGTACAGCAAGCCTGGAAATGTCTTTATCGGTGTCGCTCACCGGCTGGACCGCCCCGTGAGCGGTCTTGTTGTTTTTGCCAAGACCAGTAAGGCACTGTCGCGTCTGAACGAGATGTTCAAGAATAGCGAGGTGAAGAAGACTTACTGGGCAGTAGTGAAGAACTTGCCCCGCGAGGAAGAGGGGGAATTGGTGAACTATCTGGTGCGAAATGAGAAACAGAACAAGAGTTATGCATACGACAAGGAGGTGCCGGGCAGCAAGAAAGCGATTTTGCATTACCGGCTCATCGGGCGGTCGCAGAACTATTATCTGTTGGAAATAGATTTGAAAACCGGACGCCATCACCAGATACGTTGTCAGTTGGCAAAGATGGGCTGTCCCATCAAGGGAGATTTGAAGTATGGTTCGCCCCGCTCCAATCCCGACGGCAGCATCTGTCTGCATGCGCGGTATATCCGTTTTGTGCATCCGGTGTCCAAAGAACTGATAGAAGTGGAGGCGCCCGTTCCTCCCGGAAATTTATGGAATGGTTTTGAAACGATTTAA
- a CDS encoding S9 family peptidase — protein sequence MKKITVLSGLLLLAGLAAQAQERVAEYNVRPAVTVRTPLQGDSINFKGDKFTTGNLLKTKVSLDFDGGRYERMVADTAGYVTVAKADKDNLFYLFATNLRAERFMKGKLNVYSPARFEVFVNGESKQVKETAEDSLSQVRPTAVSLRMDPEADYEIVIKLLSSADDKMQPMLKCEFEKEKDFADVACRMAPDMKRRFSLFNTNFGSRASRVSLSPNGKYLLTRYSDNYDVKRSRTRCELTEVKTGRVILPNANEKMNWMPNSNKLYYTVMGEEQNDLVVFDPATMREEVLLKNVPEGYFSWSPTEDYLIYMLTDEGEKVSGPLKRLLHPDDRIPNSRDRYYLMKYDVATGLSERLTYGSHNVYLNDISPDGKKLLCSTSKPDITRCPFSLSSLFEIDLTTLQADTLVAWDAYLGSASYSPDGKQLLVTGSPSAFGGIGKNCGEHPIANDFDTQAFIMDLATKKVQAITRDFNPTVSLVQWNRVDGCIYFDTTDGDCRHIYRYVPKTGGFEMLPLEEDVITSFTLANDNPVVAAYVGGGNTSTGVAYTYDTKKKVSTLLANPMKPILDKIELGQMEEWNFTASDGTEIKGMVCLPPSFDPNKKYPLIVYYYGGTTPTTRGITSPYCAQLFASRDYVVYVIQPSGAIGYGQEFSARHVNAWGERTADEIIEGTKKFCAAHPFVNDKRIGCLGASYGGFMTMYLQTKTDMFAAAASHAGISNVTSYWGEGYWGYSYNSVAAADSYPWNNPDLFTKHGALFNADKINTPLLLLHGTVDTNVPIGESIQLYNALKILGKPVEFITVDGENHFVLDYAKRELWHNSIMAWFARWLQDSPAWWNDLYPERHW from the coding sequence ATGAAGAAAATCACAGTTTTGTCGGGTTTGCTGCTCCTTGCGGGATTGGCTGCCCAAGCTCAGGAAAGAGTTGCTGAGTATAACGTGCGTCCGGCCGTTACGGTGCGCACTCCCCTCCAGGGCGATAGTATCAACTTCAAGGGAGACAAGTTTACTACCGGCAATCTTCTGAAGACGAAGGTCAGTCTCGACTTCGACGGAGGTCGGTACGAACGTATGGTTGCTGATACGGCTGGATATGTAACTGTGGCAAAGGCGGACAAGGACAATCTGTTCTATCTGTTTGCTACCAATCTGCGTGCGGAGCGTTTCATGAAGGGCAAGCTGAATGTATATTCTCCTGCCCGTTTTGAGGTGTTTGTAAACGGTGAATCCAAGCAAGTCAAGGAGACAGCGGAGGACAGCTTGTCGCAGGTCCGTCCTACGGCTGTCAGTCTGCGTATGGACCCTGAAGCGGATTATGAGATTGTCATCAAGTTGCTTTCAAGCGCGGACGACAAGATGCAGCCGATGCTGAAATGCGAATTTGAAAAGGAAAAGGACTTTGCCGATGTAGCTTGCCGGATGGCACCGGACATGAAGAGACGTTTCTCTTTGTTCAACACCAATTTCGGCTCCCGAGCGAGCAGGGTTTCTCTTTCGCCCAACGGCAAGTATCTGCTGACCCGCTATTCGGACAATTACGACGTGAAGCGTTCCAGGACCCGTTGTGAGCTGACCGAGGTAAAGACCGGCCGGGTGATATTGCCCAATGCCAATGAAAAGATGAACTGGATGCCCAACAGCAACAAGCTCTATTATACGGTTATGGGCGAGGAGCAGAATGACCTGGTTGTGTTCGATCCCGCCACGATGCGTGAGGAAGTGCTGCTGAAGAATGTTCCCGAAGGATATTTCAGCTGGTCTCCTACAGAAGACTATCTTATCTATATGCTCACGGACGAGGGCGAAAAGGTGAGTGGCCCGTTGAAACGTCTCTTGCATCCGGACGACCGTATCCCCAATTCTCGTGACCGCTATTATCTCATGAAATACGATGTGGCGACGGGACTTTCCGAGCGCCTGACCTACGGTAGTCACAACGTCTATCTGAATGATATTTCCCCGGATGGCAAGAAACTGTTGTGCAGCACTTCCAAGCCGGACATCACTCGATGCCCTTTCTCCCTCTCTTCTCTTTTCGAGATTGATTTGACCACCTTGCAGGCAGATACGCTGGTCGCCTGGGATGCTTATCTGGGAAGTGCTTCTTACTCTCCGGACGGGAAGCAGCTTCTGGTGACGGGCAGTCCGTCTGCTTTCGGAGGCATTGGCAAGAATTGCGGTGAACATCCCATAGCCAATGACTTTGATACCCAAGCATTCATTATGGATTTGGCTACAAAGAAAGTGCAGGCTATCACGCGCGATTTCAATCCTACGGTGTCTCTCGTGCAGTGGAACCGTGTGGACGGATGTATCTATTTCGATACGACTGATGGGGATTGCAGGCATATCTACCGTTATGTTCCGAAGACGGGCGGCTTTGAAATGCTTCCGCTTGAAGAAGATGTGATTACTTCCTTCACGCTGGCCAATGACAATCCGGTTGTGGCTGCCTATGTGGGCGGAGGAAACACCAGCACGGGCGTAGCTTATACGTACGACACGAAGAAAAAAGTTTCTACCCTGCTTGCCAATCCCATGAAGCCCATCCTCGATAAGATTGAGCTGGGACAGATGGAAGAGTGGAACTTTACAGCTTCGGACGGTACGGAGATAAAGGGAATGGTTTGTCTGCCGCCGTCTTTTGACCCGAACAAGAAGTATCCGCTTATCGTATACTATTATGGAGGAACGACTCCTACAACCCGCGGTATAACTTCCCCGTACTGTGCACAGTTGTTTGCGTCACGTGACTATGTGGTTTATGTTATCCAGCCCAGTGGTGCCATCGGGTACGGCCAGGAGTTCTCTGCACGCCATGTCAATGCATGGGGTGAGCGTACGGCCGATGAGATCATTGAAGGTACGAAGAAATTCTGTGCAGCCCATCCGTTTGTCAACGATAAACGTATCGGATGCCTGGGTGCCTCTTATGGAGGATTCATGACGATGTATCTGCAGACTAAGACGGATATGTTTGCTGCCGCTGCCTCGCATGCTGGCATCAGCAATGTAACGAGCTATTGGGGCGAGGGTTATTGGGGATATTCCTATAACTCTGTTGCGGCAGCCGATAGCTATCCTTGGAATAATCCCGATTTGTTTACGAAGCATGGAGCATTGTTCAATGCGGACAAGATTAATACCCCTCTGTTGTTGCTGCATGGCACGGTAGATACAAACGTGCCTATCGGTGAAAGTATCCAATTGTATAATGCGCTGAAGATATTGGGTAAGCCGGTGGAATTTATTACCGTAGATGGTGAAAACCATTTTGTACTTGATTATGCAAAACGTGAATTGTGGCACAATTCAATTATGGCTTGGTTTGCCCGCTGGCTGCAGGATAGTCCGGCATGGTGGAATGACCTTTATCCGGAAAGACATTGGTGA
- a CDS encoding sigma-54-dependent transcriptional regulator codes for MTSILIVEDDITYGMMLKTWLGKKGFQVTSASSIARAQKHIESETVDLILSDLRLPDKDGIDLLKWLGEHGLQIPLIIMTGYADIQSAVQAMKLGACDYIAKPVNPDELLKKIGEALNASSSALKQMMHSSRTDDAFTPNRPSVSPKQTMHSDKMKNQPLKGAEGSLSSSDFLEGESDAAKQLYNYVKLVSPTNMSVLINGASGTGKEYVAHRIHQLSKRADRPFVAIDCGSIPKELAASEFFGHIKGAFTGALTDKTGAFVEANGGTIFLDEIGNLSYEVQIQLLRALQERKIRPVGSNKEISVDVRLVSATNENLEQAIEKGAFREDLYHRINEFTLRMPQLKDRREDILLFANFFLDQANREMDKQLTGFDDKASRALLEYPWPGNLRQMKNMVRRATLLAQGKFITINELNELKGPAPGIIGIPLRNEEAEKHQIIEALRQTGNNKSRAAQLLGIDRKTLYNKLKLYNISD; via the coding sequence ATGACATCCATATTAATTGTAGAAGATGATATTACTTACGGCATGATGCTAAAAACATGGCTCGGCAAAAAAGGTTTCCAAGTAACCTCCGCCAGCAGCATTGCCCGTGCTCAAAAACATATTGAGTCGGAAACCGTAGACTTGATATTGTCTGACCTGCGCCTGCCCGACAAGGATGGCATTGACTTATTGAAATGGCTGGGCGAACACGGCCTGCAAATACCGCTTATCATCATGACGGGATACGCTGACATACAGTCGGCCGTCCAAGCCATGAAACTGGGAGCCTGCGATTACATTGCCAAGCCTGTGAACCCGGACGAATTACTGAAAAAAATAGGCGAAGCCTTGAATGCATCATCCTCCGCTTTGAAACAGATGATGCATTCGTCCCGAACAGATGATGCGTTTACCCCAAACAGACCATCCGTTTCACCCAAACAGACGATGCATTCCGACAAGATGAAAAATCAGCCTCTGAAGGGTGCAGAAGGCTCATTGTCCTCCTCCGACTTCCTCGAGGGAGAGAGCGACGCAGCCAAACAACTCTACAATTATGTGAAACTGGTTTCACCTACCAATATGTCTGTACTCATCAATGGTGCCAGCGGAACGGGCAAAGAATACGTAGCCCACCGCATCCACCAGCTCAGCAAGCGTGCCGACCGGCCGTTTGTAGCCATCGATTGCGGTTCTATTCCCAAAGAATTGGCCGCTTCGGAGTTCTTCGGGCACATAAAGGGTGCCTTTACCGGCGCACTGACCGACAAAACGGGCGCTTTCGTCGAAGCCAACGGCGGTACCATCTTCCTGGATGAGATAGGCAATCTGAGCTATGAAGTGCAAATACAGTTGCTGCGTGCTTTGCAAGAGCGCAAGATACGTCCGGTAGGTTCAAACAAAGAGATAAGCGTGGATGTACGTCTGGTATCCGCCACCAACGAAAATCTGGAGCAAGCCATCGAAAAAGGGGCGTTCCGTGAAGATTTATATCACCGTATCAATGAATTCACCCTACGTATGCCGCAACTCAAAGACCGCCGTGAAGACATCCTGCTCTTTGCCAATTTCTTTCTGGACCAGGCCAACCGCGAAATGGACAAGCAACTGACCGGCTTTGATGACAAGGCATCCCGCGCCCTATTGGAATATCCCTGGCCCGGCAATCTACGCCAAATGAAGAATATGGTACGCCGTGCAACCTTGCTGGCACAAGGCAAATTCATTACTATCAACGAACTGAATGAACTGAAAGGACCCGCACCGGGCATCATCGGTATCCCTCTCCGCAATGAGGAGGCAGAGAAGCATCAAATCATCGAAGCCTTGCGGCAGACGGGAAACAACAAGAGCCGCGCTGCACAACTGTTGGGCATTGACCGCAAAACGCTGTACAACAAGTTGAAGCTTTATAACATATCCGACTAA
- a CDS encoding peptidylprolyl isomerase produces the protein MKRNLIVLLTILVCGLTACKPGQKKEEDMEKETKLKIETSAGDITVKLYNETPKHRDNFIKLVEDGTYEGTLFHRVIKDFMIQAGDPESKKAPKGKMLGAGDVGYTVPAEFVYPKYFHKKGALSAARQGDEVNPDKASSGCQFYIVTGKVYNDSTLLGMEQQMNQMRLNNAFNALAQKHMKEIYKMRKNNDQDGLMDLQDSLIAQAEAQVAKELEFKFTPEQVKAYTTVGGTPHLDGAYTVFGEVLEGMDIVDKIQKVKTDRNDRPEEDVVIKKVTVID, from the coding sequence ATGAAAAGAAATCTTATTGTATTATTAACTATACTGGTTTGCGGTCTGACTGCTTGCAAGCCGGGACAAAAGAAAGAGGAAGATATGGAAAAAGAAACGAAGCTGAAGATTGAAACAAGTGCGGGTGACATCACCGTGAAACTGTATAATGAAACCCCGAAACATCGTGATAACTTTATCAAGCTGGTGGAAGACGGCACGTATGAAGGTACGCTGTTCCACCGTGTCATCAAGGACTTTATGATACAAGCAGGTGACCCGGAATCGAAGAAGGCTCCGAAAGGCAAGATGCTGGGGGCAGGCGACGTGGGTTATACCGTTCCTGCCGAATTTGTTTATCCGAAGTATTTTCACAAAAAAGGTGCTTTGTCGGCTGCACGCCAGGGTGATGAGGTGAACCCTGACAAGGCATCATCCGGCTGCCAGTTCTACATTGTGACCGGAAAAGTGTATAATGACTCTACCTTGCTGGGGATGGAACAGCAGATGAATCAGATGCGCTTGAACAATGCTTTCAACGCGTTGGCGCAGAAACACATGAAGGAAATCTACAAGATGCGCAAGAATAATGACCAGGACGGTCTGATGGATTTGCAAGATTCCTTGATTGCGCAGGCAGAGGCTCAGGTTGCCAAGGAACTGGAGTTCAAGTTTACCCCCGAGCAGGTGAAGGCTTATACTACCGTGGGCGGTACTCCACATTTGGACGGTGCATATACCGTGTTCGGTGAAGTGCTGGAAGGTATGGATATTGTTGATAAAATACAGAAGGTCAAGACTGACCGTAACGACCGTCCCGAAGAGGATGTGGTTATTAAAAAAGTGACAGTGATAGATTGA